In Methylobacterium sp. WL1, the sequence CGGCCGGCCGGCCTGGCCGACGAATTCCTCGAACTCATCGGTCATGGTGCCGATCGAGGGGCCGAAGGTCGCCAGCATGCCGATGCGCTCGCCTTGCGCGATCGCCGCCCGGAACATCGCCTCGTTCGGCTTGAGCACCGGCACCGGCACGGACTCGATCAGCCGGTCGATGGCCGGTCCGAAGGCCGAGCAGGTGATCAGGATGCCGTCGGCGCCCATGTCGTGACCGTAGCGCCCAAACCGGACGAACCGGTCGATCATCCCTTCCGAGATCTCGCCGGGTTCCTTGGCCCGGTCGAGGGACAGGCCGTCATCCAGCAGGTTGACCGTCTCGGCCTCGGGCCAGCGCTCCGTGAAGGCCGCCTGGATCGGAGCCATCGCGACCGGTGTCGCGTGCAGGAGGACGATGCGCGGGGCCATGTTGTCTCCCGGGATGCGGCGCGGTTGGGCGTCCGTTTGGCGATGACGGTGTTGTAAGCGATTTCAAAACGGTGGCAAGATATCGCTGATCCGCTTCAATCGAGGTTCTGCTTGCGCGGCGGCGCCGTGCTGGCGCGCAGGATCAGCTCGGCGTCGATCTGGGTCAGGCGCACCATCGGGCGGCCCTGCATCCGGGCGATCAGGTGGTCCCCGGCAGCGTGGCCGATCTCGGCGGAATGGATCCGGATGGTGGTCAGCG encodes:
- a CDS encoding aspartate/glutamate racemase family protein, with translation MAPRIVLLHATPVAMAPIQAAFTERWPEAETVNLLDDGLSLDRAKEPGEISEGMIDRFVRFGRYGHDMGADGILITCSAFGPAIDRLIESVPVPVLKPNEAMFRAAIAQGERIGMLATFGPSIGTMTDEFEEFVGQAGRPASLRTILVDDAMVRLRAGDAETHNRLIAARASELSDCDAIMLAHFSTSRAAEAVRAVVDVPVLTAPHAAVDRMRAMIETAGRA